From the Candidatus Saccharimonadaceae bacterium ML1 genome, one window contains:
- a CDS encoding DUF4142 domain-containing protein: MKRAYVLLVLAAALVVSPLVHAEGPQPIVFSSTQLALIRANCVSVRSSLQRLHVNDTLTRVNLAREYETISDKLMAPMNSRIALNKLDGVAAAKTTVEFSRELATFRSSYQRYEESVTKTIDIDCQERPVDFYQMIEYARMYRAEVRQTVMKMSELIKKYRAQIDTIYQANGKKQAGAK; encoded by the coding sequence ATGAAGCGAGCATATGTTCTGTTAGTGTTGGCGGCTGCTCTGGTGGTGAGTCCGCTTGTGCACGCCGAAGGCCCACAACCGATTGTGTTTAGCAGCACGCAGCTTGCACTGATCCGCGCGAACTGCGTGTCGGTTCGTTCGTCGTTGCAGCGGCTGCATGTAAACGATACGCTTACACGGGTGAACCTGGCGCGCGAGTATGAGACGATTTCAGATAAGCTGATGGCGCCGATGAACAGCCGTATCGCGCTTAATAAACTTGACGGTGTTGCGGCTGCGAAAACGACGGTTGAGTTTAGTCGCGAGCTTGCGACATTCCGCTCAAGCTACCAGCGCTACGAGGAGAGTGTTACGAAAACGATTGATATTGACTGCCAGGAGCGCCCCGTTGACTTTTACCAGATGATTGAGTATGCGCGTATGTACCGTGCTGAAGTCCGTCAAACCGTGATGAAAATGAGCGAGTTGATCAAAAAATACCGCGCGCAAATTGATACGATTTACCAAGCAAACGGCAAAAAACAAGCGGGAGCAAAATGA
- a CDS encoding MazG domain-containing protein, translated as MTIDDYSRQALRTLLGEHAYGEVDAKLMAQVLGLGGESGEVLEKFKKILRDKQGRISDSDRTAIVKELGDVLWYVNAIAHLVGSDLEEVARLNNEKLASRQRRDQLQGSGDNR; from the coding sequence ATGACAATTGATGATTATTCGCGACAAGCTCTTCGCACATTGCTCGGCGAGCATGCTTACGGCGAGGTTGACGCTAAATTGATGGCGCAAGTGTTGGGCTTGGGCGGTGAATCGGGCGAAGTACTCGAAAAATTCAAGAAAATCTTGCGCGACAAGCAGGGTAGGATTTCTGATAGTGATCGCACGGCGATTGTTAAAGAGCTTGGCGACGTTCTTTGGTATGTTAATGCTATCGCTCATCTCGTTGGCTCAGACCTTGAGGAGGTCGCGCGTCTCAATAACGAAAAGCTCGCTAGCCGCCAGCGCCGCGACCAACTGCAGGGTAGCGGTGATAACCGCTGA
- a CDS encoding Non-canonical purine NTP pyrophosphatase: MAREKRSILFATKNLGKLAEFEETFNKFSTGYEIISFRDLAYDIPDCDETGATFEENARLKVRNARRHLRGADKNLIVVGDDSGMRISCLNGEPGVYTRRWNGSEMTDEAIIAYCLDKMRGANNRSAKYVTYFAVSTPDDDIAIISGENRGVILERPRCSSLLPGLPFRALFFVPELNLMFHEVRELSAEKRKGYVLGHEQAIQQIVDYLDK; this comes from the coding sequence ATGGCACGCGAAAAACGCAGCATATTATTTGCCACAAAAAATCTCGGAAAATTAGCTGAGTTCGAAGAAACTTTCAATAAGTTCAGCACTGGTTACGAGATAATATCATTTCGCGATCTTGCTTACGACATTCCCGACTGCGACGAAACGGGTGCGACGTTTGAAGAGAATGCGCGCTTGAAAGTTCGTAACGCGCGGCGGCATCTGCGGGGAGCTGATAAAAATTTAATTGTCGTCGGCGATGATTCTGGTATGCGGATATCATGCCTAAATGGAGAGCCGGGCGTCTACACGCGCCGTTGGAACGGGAGCGAGATGACCGACGAAGCCATTATCGCTTATTGCCTTGACAAGATGCGTGGAGCGAATAATCGCTCGGCAAAGTATGTTACGTATTTTGCAGTTTCGACTCCTGATGATGATATAGCAATAATAAGCGGCGAGAATCGCGGCGTTATTCTTGAACGCCCGCGGTGCAGTTCGCTGCTACCAGGGCTGCCATTTCGAGCGTTATTTTTCGTACCGGAATTAAACCTGATGTTTCATGAAGTTAGAGAGCTTTCTGCCGAAAAACGAAAGGGCTACGTTCTCGGTCATGAGCAGGCGATACAACAAATCGTTGATTATTTAGATAAATAA
- a CDS encoding NAD(P)/FAD-dependent oxidoreductase, with amino-acid sequence MAKKNHFDYDLIVIGSGAGGSAAATIAARANKRVAIIEEDTFGGDSPNWSDIPTKALLHAAYLYDEARHGTKFGLRSGTLSYNYPSLRAWKDLAVKRTGAAGNRKFYESHNIDTYAGHAQFLSPNEISINRKHISAGHFLIATGSRWIAPDIPGLTDISYLTPRTMLESIRPPKSLYIIGADSIGVEIAQLMAIFGTKVYLAEIAARILPKEEEEVGRLLEHYLKDHKGVTALTQTRTVAIVKDGLGYRVSFLRGGVEKTIRVEEILVAAGRVPNVDLGLENAHVEYDPTGIKTNEYLQTSARHIYAAGDVVGHAEHTHTALLESQIAAHNMFSKSQLAPDYTATPRVTFTMPSVASVGLTEDDCIKRDLKVNKALAPLTIVARANTSDFRDGFAKIITDKKGAILGATVVAPDAGEIIHELALAVRLGLSARDIADTQHAFLSWSEVVRVAASKLVH; translated from the coding sequence ATGGCTAAAAAAAATCATTTCGATTATGACCTTATCGTTATCGGCAGCGGCGCGGGCGGATCAGCAGCGGCTACCATCGCAGCGCGCGCCAATAAGCGCGTTGCTATCATTGAAGAAGATACTTTCGGCGGCGACTCGCCAAACTGGAGCGACATACCGACAAAAGCCTTGCTGCACGCAGCGTATTTATACGACGAAGCGCGGCACGGCACAAAATTCGGGTTACGCTCCGGTACGCTGAGCTATAATTATCCGAGCTTGCGCGCTTGGAAAGATTTAGCGGTCAAGCGCACTGGCGCCGCTGGCAATCGTAAATTCTACGAGTCACATAATATCGATACGTACGCCGGGCACGCGCAATTTTTGTCGCCAAACGAAATCTCCATCAATCGCAAGCATATCAGCGCCGGACATTTTTTGATCGCGACCGGCTCGCGCTGGATCGCGCCGGACATTCCAGGGCTAACCGACATCTCGTATCTGACGCCGCGCACAATGCTTGAATCAATCCGCCCGCCGAAAAGTTTATACATTATCGGCGCAGATTCTATTGGCGTAGAGATCGCGCAGCTGATGGCGATTTTCGGTACGAAAGTGTACTTGGCAGAGATCGCGGCACGCATCTTGCCGAAAGAGGAAGAGGAGGTCGGCAGGCTGCTTGAACACTATCTGAAAGACCATAAGGGCGTCACCGCGCTCACGCAAACCCGCACCGTCGCCATCGTGAAAGACGGGCTTGGGTACCGCGTTAGCTTTTTGCGCGGCGGCGTCGAAAAAACGATTCGCGTTGAAGAAATTTTAGTAGCAGCAGGACGCGTGCCAAATGTTGACTTAGGTCTCGAAAACGCACACGTTGAGTATGACCCGACCGGCATAAAAACAAATGAATATTTACAAACGAGCGCTCGGCATATTTACGCTGCGGGCGATGTCGTCGGGCACGCCGAACACACGCACACTGCCCTGCTGGAGTCGCAAATCGCAGCGCATAATATGTTTAGCAAAAGCCAGCTCGCGCCAGACTATACCGCTACGCCGCGCGTCACATTCACGATGCCGAGCGTCGCATCGGTCGGGCTGACCGAGGACGACTGCATCAAGCGCGACCTGAAAGTCAATAAAGCTTTGGCGCCGCTCACCATCGTCGCGCGCGCTAATACCAGCGATTTCCGTGATGGATTCGCTAAAATTATTACCGATAAGAAAGGTGCTATCTTAGGCGCCACCGTCGTCGCGCCTGATGCGGGCGAAATCATCCACGAACTCGCTCTTGCTGTTCGACTCGGACTATCCGCGCGCGATATTGCCGACACGCAGCACGCATTTCTTAGCTGGAGCGAAGTCGTACGTGTCGCCGCGAGTAAATTAGTGCACTAG
- the tilS gene encoding tRNA lysidine(34) synthetase TilS: protein MRYTGYVKARSSGNHILAVSGGVDSVVMLDMARRRYGAARLIVAHFDHGIRPESAADARFAAALATQYGCVFRAQRAELGARAGEDAARRARYDFLYAAARDFQADIWLAHHQEDVVESVAVNLTRGTGWRGLAVMDRPGLYRPLLSMTKREIYAYACRYRLEWVEDESNQEDSYLRNRLRRKISKLLSNDDQARIVQLRNKQIAIKHKMIAETASLLPNTRQARYFLTQIPRAIAEEMVRIVIERETGVLVARPHAARALAAIQTLRIGAVHQVADGVYLTMTKKGFTIGRQA, encoded by the coding sequence ATGCGCTATACTGGATACGTGAAAGCAAGAAGCAGCGGTAACCATATCTTAGCGGTGAGCGGCGGCGTTGATTCGGTGGTGATGCTTGATATGGCGCGCCGCCGCTACGGTGCAGCGCGGCTGATTGTGGCGCATTTCGACCACGGTATCCGTCCGGAATCGGCAGCGGATGCGCGGTTTGCGGCAGCGCTGGCGACACAATACGGCTGCGTATTTCGGGCGCAGCGGGCGGAGCTGGGCGCGCGTGCGGGCGAGGACGCGGCGCGGCGGGCGCGATATGATTTTTTGTACGCTGCGGCGCGGGATTTCCAGGCTGATATTTGGCTTGCGCACCATCAAGAAGACGTGGTGGAGTCGGTGGCAGTGAATCTGACGCGCGGTACGGGCTGGCGCGGGCTGGCGGTGATGGATCGTCCGGGGCTGTATCGCCCGCTGCTATCTATGACGAAGCGGGAAATTTACGCGTACGCATGCCGGTATCGCTTGGAATGGGTTGAAGATGAGAGTAATCAAGAAGATAGTTATTTGCGGAATCGCTTACGTCGCAAAATATCAAAATTGTTATCAAATGACGACCAGGCGCGTATCGTACAGCTGCGCAACAAACAGATTGCCATAAAGCATAAAATGATTGCCGAAACGGCTTCCCTATTGCCGAATACGCGGCAGGCGCGTTATTTTTTGACGCAAATTCCGCGCGCTATCGCCGAAGAGATGGTACGGATCGTCATTGAGCGGGAAACGGGCGTACTGGTGGCGCGCCCGCATGCTGCGCGGGCGCTTGCAGCGATTCAGACGCTGCGTATTGGCGCAGTCCACCAGGTGGCGGATGGCGTATATCTAACGATGACGAAAAAAGGGTTCACGATTGGGCGGC
- a CDS encoding DUF1570 domain-containing protein: MAADILPHDTTGNNDVKLRAKLDDTVAFFYWLQVVAQWDRSYAHNEKLLDYYQQMITAENEPVLNAIRAILHQQASPYGLLAQLYSGNAQSHDAQKIIKISEPLRSQFEFLWNENQALLAQWQHYINQFSCHNVEYTLRRLAIFLGLSENNVRDVKIFLLPPSLRPLGAAGHAIRSTDFILLRPPRNLSRATKQGTMVTIFHEYTHLLAHASQSFADSAKASYQTNIAPRKIRLPAGYNWRAVYNELFAYAVASRTIGGLLGLELLGDAHPSFNELEVSFNKLRAKGRPSPNQYINWASLHMVPILRQYLQDKRLIDRELFDAVIGLTVDEGWSGQVQNQIKR; this comes from the coding sequence ATGGCGGCGGATATTTTACCACACGACACAACGGGCAATAATGATGTGAAGTTGCGAGCAAAACTTGATGATACTGTAGCATTTTTTTACTGGCTCCAAGTGGTAGCACAGTGGGATAGATCATATGCACACAATGAGAAATTACTTGACTATTATCAACAGATGATAACGGCAGAAAATGAGCCGGTCTTAAATGCTATACGAGCAATTTTACACCAGCAAGCTAGTCCATACGGATTATTAGCGCAATTATATAGCGGAAATGCTCAAAGCCATGACGCACAAAAGATCATAAAGATTAGTGAACCACTACGCTCGCAGTTCGAATTTTTATGGAACGAGAATCAGGCGTTATTAGCGCAGTGGCAACATTACATAAACCAGTTTTCATGCCATAATGTTGAATACACGCTCAGAAGATTAGCAATATTTCTAGGGCTATCTGAGAATAATGTGCGTGATGTAAAAATATTTTTATTACCACCAAGTCTACGGCCGCTTGGTGCGGCTGGCCATGCTATTAGAAGTACTGATTTTATTTTACTGCGCCCGCCACGCAACTTAAGTAGAGCTACAAAACAAGGCACTATGGTGACAATTTTTCATGAGTACACGCACTTATTGGCGCACGCTTCGCAGTCGTTTGCAGATTCCGCCAAAGCATCGTACCAGACAAACATAGCACCTCGTAAAATAAGGCTGCCCGCAGGATACAATTGGCGTGCGGTATATAATGAATTATTTGCTTATGCAGTTGCGAGTCGTACTATCGGCGGTCTCTTGGGTCTAGAGTTACTTGGTGATGCGCACCCATCCTTTAATGAACTAGAAGTGTCTTTTAATAAATTACGCGCTAAAGGTCGCCCATCGCCTAATCAATATATTAATTGGGCAAGCTTACACATGGTACCGATATTACGACAGTATCTACAAGACAAAAGATTAATAGATAGAGAATTATTTGATGCAGTGATTGGGTTGACCGTCGATGAGGGTTGGAGCGGGCAAGTTCAGAATCAAATCAAGCGGTAA
- a CDS encoding Mur ligase domain-containing protein, with amino-acid sequence MNIYFSGIGGVGLGPLAEIARDAGHIVHGSDAQESLTTRELQERGIPVSTDQTGDYLMYCHRQQSIDWFVYTAGLPNDHPELLKARELGLHLAKRDELINYIIGEKRLNLIAIAGTHGKTTTTAMMVWVFRQLDIPVSFSIGATTSFAPAGHFDPNSRYFVYECDEFDYNFLHFEPDISIITSLDYDHPDTYPTEGDYRAAFERFLTQSKQTVMWLRDTFSGLQTPKNTWLLKDSEVMPLRLAGAHNRANATLIAKACEYLKLGQQHAVLAALSSFPGTSRRFEKLADNLYSDYGHHPVEIAATLQMARELSDRVVLVYQPHQNVRQHEIRDQYDGCMELAEEIYWLPTYLTREDPRLPILTPQELASNLTNRNAVHYAELNDELWQHIEAARRDGKLVLCMGAGTIDGWLREQLAKANTTEKFDNANDAPTA; translated from the coding sequence ATGAATATCTACTTTTCGGGTATCGGTGGCGTCGGGCTGGGGCCGCTTGCAGAAATCGCACGTGACGCCGGTCATATTGTGCACGGAAGCGATGCGCAGGAAAGCCTCACGACGCGCGAATTGCAAGAGCGCGGTATTCCCGTGAGCACCGATCAAACGGGCGATTACTTAATGTACTGCCACCGGCAGCAATCAATCGACTGGTTTGTATACACCGCCGGCTTGCCGAACGACCATCCGGAGTTGCTCAAAGCACGCGAATTAGGATTGCACCTAGCGAAACGCGACGAGTTGATTAATTACATCATCGGCGAAAAAAGACTCAACCTCATTGCCATCGCCGGCACGCACGGCAAAACTACCACCACGGCGATGATGGTGTGGGTATTTCGCCAGCTGGATATACCGGTAAGCTTTTCGATCGGGGCGACGACATCATTTGCTCCTGCCGGACATTTTGATCCGAACTCACGCTACTTTGTGTATGAATGCGATGAGTTTGATTATAATTTTTTGCATTTCGAGCCTGACATTTCGATCATAACGTCGCTTGACTATGACCACCCGGACACCTACCCGACCGAAGGTGATTACCGCGCTGCGTTTGAGCGCTTTTTAACGCAGTCAAAGCAAACTGTCATGTGGCTGCGCGACACATTTTCCGGTTTGCAAACGCCGAAAAACACGTGGCTGCTCAAAGATAGCGAGGTTATGCCGCTTCGGCTAGCGGGCGCACACAACCGCGCCAACGCAACGCTCATTGCGAAAGCCTGCGAATATTTGAAACTCGGGCAGCAGCACGCCGTGCTGGCAGCGCTGTCAAGCTTCCCCGGCACCTCGCGCCGCTTTGAAAAGTTAGCAGATAATTTATACAGCGATTACGGACATCATCCGGTTGAGATTGCCGCCACGCTGCAGATGGCACGCGAGCTATCAGACCGTGTCGTGCTCGTTTATCAGCCGCATCAAAACGTCCGCCAACACGAAATCCGCGACCAATACGACGGCTGTATGGAGCTTGCCGAAGAGATCTACTGGCTGCCGACGTACCTAACGCGCGAAGATCCAAGGCTGCCAATATTAACGCCACAAGAATTAGCGAGCAATCTAACGAATCGTAATGCCGTCCATTATGCCGAACTTAACGACGAGTTGTGGCAGCATATTGAAGCAGCGCGGCGCGATGGCAAACTGGTACTGTGTATGGGCGCAGGTACGATTGATGGTTGGCTGCGAGAGCAGCTAGCAAAAGCGAATACGACGGAAAAATTTGATAACGCTAACGACGCGCCCACCGCATAA
- a CDS encoding Adenine DNA glycosylase, producing the protein MRQWYRAIIANLDQWRQSAVTSYSFMRYTRKMNVTQFQQLIWQKGKQLYRPMPWRERPTFYYVLVSEIMLQQTQVGRVLAKFTEFTRTFPTIDSLAATDLPRVLAAWQGLGYNRRAKYLHQVAQAVAANGASHTQAELMKLPGVGANTAAAILNYVYEIPTSFVETNIRTVYFHHFFANETRVSDRDVLVKVTETIDTARPREWFWALMDYGAELKRQGYGRLSQSRHYVKQPPLSGSIRQMRGEIIRRYTHGQSVAQMAHELSGDPRFAAALRSIQNDGLISE; encoded by the coding sequence ATGAGGCAGTGGTATAGGGCTATCATAGCGAATCTTGACCAGTGGCGTCAATCAGCCGTCACGTCATACAGTTTCATGCGTTATACTAGGAAAATGAATGTGACCCAATTTCAGCAATTGATCTGGCAAAAAGGGAAACAACTCTACCGTCCCATGCCTTGGCGTGAGCGACCGACATTCTACTACGTGCTTGTCAGCGAGATTATGCTGCAACAAACCCAGGTGGGGCGCGTGCTTGCGAAATTTACTGAGTTTACGCGAACATTTCCGACCATTGATTCGCTTGCGGCGACAGACTTGCCGCGCGTGCTGGCGGCGTGGCAGGGGCTGGGCTACAATCGCAGGGCAAAGTATTTGCACCAAGTAGCACAAGCGGTGGCTGCGAATGGCGCGTCACATACGCAAGCTGAGCTTATGAAACTACCAGGTGTCGGTGCGAATACGGCTGCAGCTATCCTGAATTATGTCTATGAAATCCCGACGTCGTTCGTCGAGACGAATATTCGTACGGTATATTTTCATCATTTTTTCGCTAATGAAACGCGCGTGAGTGATCGCGACGTTCTCGTAAAAGTCACCGAAACAATAGACACCGCCCGGCCGCGTGAATGGTTTTGGGCGCTGATGGACTACGGCGCGGAACTTAAGCGCCAAGGTTATGGGAGGCTAAGCCAAAGCAGGCATTATGTCAAGCAGCCGCCGCTTAGCGGCAGTATCCGTCAAATGCGCGGCGAGATCATTCGCCGCTACACGCATGGGCAATCGGTCGCGCAGATGGCGCACGAGCTAAGCGGCGACCCGCGCTTTGCGGCGGCGCTGCGCAGCATCCAAAACGACGGATTGATAAGCGAATAA
- the trmB gene encoding tRNA (guanosine(46)-N7)-methyltransferase TrmB: protein MSQLLDPNDFIITRKRKKYRFALFANSPLCFEFSEWAPRAVDVLEIGAGTGLFSVELAARHPEQTFVALDVKGDRLQKGARQAEVRGLSNVFFVRARADQLVELVAARSLRAIWLTFPDPFPRQRSAGRRLTHPHFLRIYAELLCSDGKLLLKHDNFDFFCWSLEQLVAAQWLIQELSFDLHESNLYDEYKIKTTYEQRWLDEGRKTNFVCAKAPAR from the coding sequence ATGAGCCAATTGCTTGACCCGAACGACTTTATCATTACTCGCAAGCGTAAAAAATACCGCTTCGCCCTATTCGCAAACTCGCCGCTCTGCTTTGAGTTCAGCGAGTGGGCGCCGCGTGCTGTTGATGTGTTGGAAATCGGCGCGGGAACGGGGTTATTTAGCGTGGAGTTGGCAGCGCGCCATCCCGAGCAGACATTTGTTGCGCTTGATGTTAAGGGCGATCGGCTGCAAAAAGGCGCGCGCCAGGCGGAGGTGCGCGGGCTTAGTAATGTGTTTTTCGTGCGGGCGCGGGCAGATCAATTAGTAGAACTCGTTGCTGCGCGATCGCTCCGCGCAATCTGGCTCACGTTCCCCGATCCGTTTCCGCGCCAGCGTTCGGCGGGACGCCGGCTCACGCACCCGCATTTTCTGCGTATATATGCCGAGCTGTTATGTTCTGATGGTAAATTGTTGCTTAAACATGATAACTTTGACTTTTTCTGCTGGAGCCTAGAGCAACTTGTCGCGGCGCAGTGGCTTATTCAGGAGCTGTCGTTTGACCTGCACGAATCAAATTTGTATGATGAGTATAAAATTAAAACTACCTACGAGCAGCGTTGGCTGGACGAAGGGCGAAAAACGAATTTTGTCTGCGCGAAGGCGCCTGCAAGATAG
- a CDS encoding ATP-cone domain-containing protein, which produces MNSLAVDVVKRQGKRPNEPFDPGKLYASIYAVCISTGSPDGLAHDAATTICSTVAAWCTNKPEITTTDIRIQAALALKPLHPDAAYLYKHHKTIM; this is translated from the coding sequence ATGAACAGCCTCGCCGTTGACGTCGTCAAACGCCAGGGCAAGCGGCCGAACGAACCGTTTGATCCCGGCAAATTATATGCCAGCATTTACGCCGTTTGTATTAGTACCGGCAGTCCGGACGGACTCGCCCACGACGCCGCAACTACCATCTGCAGCACTGTCGCCGCCTGGTGTACGAATAAACCCGAAATTACCACCACCGACATACGCATACAGGCAGCGCTAGCGCTCAAGCCGCTCCACCCCGACGCAGCATATTTATACAAACACCACAAAACAATCATGTAG
- a CDS encoding Septum formation initiator produces the protein MRSKQFMRYIWHRYATFNTGVTIVAVFVVLSWAWGAASTIQANFEAQKVVEERQRERDVLELEVATLRYRQNYYRSDEFKDLEARSKLGLASPGEKVLILPPNSEHVHQQDEQDQKLKTAAPAEKPASGSNFQQWINFLSGKSASRLQK, from the coding sequence ATGCGTTCGAAACAATTCATGCGTTATATATGGCATCGTTACGCGACGTTTAATACGGGCGTCACGATCGTAGCGGTGTTTGTGGTATTGAGCTGGGCTTGGGGCGCGGCGTCGACGATTCAGGCGAATTTTGAAGCGCAAAAAGTCGTCGAGGAGCGGCAGCGCGAGCGCGACGTGTTAGAGCTTGAGGTAGCAACATTGCGCTACCGACAGAATTATTATCGCAGCGATGAATTCAAAGATTTAGAAGCACGTTCAAAATTAGGTTTGGCAAGTCCTGGCGAAAAAGTATTAATTTTGCCGCCCAACAGTGAGCACGTCCACCAGCAAGACGAGCAAGATCAAAAACTCAAAACAGCGGCACCGGCGGAAAAACCCGCGTCCGGGTCTAATTTTCAGCAGTGGATCAATTTTTTGTCGGGCAAAAGCGCCTCGCGGTTGCAAAAGTAG
- a CDS encoding DsbD 2 domain-containing protein, which yields MRGFTKTNMDTLTALSVVALAALIHASFQLGVSIITALSSYARGRKAPNKMLQRLTGGFLGGVMTMTLLTVSLAGCIASGFYRSISTPQAWTIIAILLASIGVFVWLLYYRRGDGTSLWIPRGFSRFLQQRIAQASLATEAYSLGLASVASELLFIAAPAAAAAISLAALPLQWQIAGIALYTIVASLGTLLVAILIGSGHSLSGIQRWRERNKRFLQFAAGTGLIVLGFYLYANQVADVTVKAAGL from the coding sequence ATGAGAGGATTTACGAAGACAAACATGGATACCCTAACCGCCCTCAGTGTCGTCGCGCTCGCTGCGCTTATTCACGCCAGTTTTCAGCTGGGCGTCAGTATTATTACGGCGCTTTCAAGCTATGCACGCGGACGAAAAGCGCCGAACAAAATGCTGCAGCGTCTAACCGGCGGGTTTTTAGGCGGTGTCATGACGATGACATTGCTAACTGTATCGCTCGCCGGCTGTATCGCAAGCGGCTTTTACCGCAGCATATCAACGCCGCAAGCATGGACGATTATTGCCATTCTGCTCGCAAGTATCGGCGTGTTTGTGTGGTTACTATACTACCGCCGCGGCGACGGCACGAGCTTATGGATCCCGCGCGGTTTTTCGCGGTTTTTACAGCAGCGCATAGCTCAAGCCTCACTGGCTACCGAAGCGTATAGCCTTGGGCTGGCAAGCGTCGCATCCGAGCTATTATTTATCGCAGCACCCGCCGCCGCGGCGGCAATCTCGCTTGCCGCATTACCACTCCAATGGCAGATCGCTGGCATTGCATTATATACAATCGTCGCGTCGCTCGGCACATTGCTCGTTGCTATTCTCATCGGCAGCGGACACTCGCTGAGTGGCATCCAGCGTTGGCGCGAACGCAATAAACGCTTTCTGCAGTTCGCCGCCGGCACGGGGCTCATCGTACTCGGATTCTACCTATACGCAAATCAAGTCGCTGACGTCACCGTAAAGGCGGCGGGTCTATGA
- a CDS encoding NUDIX domain-containing protein, which translates to MPHIHTQPNQHDASVTMFIICMDGNQPQLLMHMHRKLGKLMPPGGHVELDETPWAAVSHELQEETGYRLTELDIMQPKLRMKSARDITVHPQPFASNTHAVTPEHFHTDLDYLFIARSKPSAPPAEGESTDFRWMSAADVAALDETQTYPNIQDFCAYVFEKLLPSDVWETVPATSYDTTDTTAKFTSKEEL; encoded by the coding sequence ATGCCACATATTCACACGCAGCCAAATCAGCACGATGCTAGCGTGACAATGTTTATCATATGTATGGACGGTAATCAGCCACAGTTGTTGATGCATATGCACCGCAAACTTGGTAAGTTGATGCCGCCGGGCGGGCATGTTGAGCTTGATGAAACGCCGTGGGCGGCGGTTAGCCACGAACTTCAAGAGGAGACGGGTTATCGGTTGACTGAATTAGATATCATGCAGCCGAAATTGCGTATGAAATCAGCACGTGACATTACGGTTCATCCGCAGCCATTCGCGAGCAATACGCATGCGGTGACGCCGGAGCATTTTCATACTGATTTAGATTACCTCTTTATCGCGCGATCAAAGCCGAGCGCGCCGCCTGCTGAGGGTGAATCAACCGACTTTCGTTGGATGAGTGCAGCAGATGTTGCAGCACTCGACGAGACGCAAACATATCCGAATATTCAAGATTTTTGCGCCTATGTGTTTGAAAAATTGTTGCCAAGCGACGTTTGGGAGACTGTGCCGGCGACGAGCTACGACACAACAGATACCACCGCGAAATTTACTAGCAAGGAGGAGCTATGA
- a CDS encoding glucose-1-phosphate thymidylyltransferase RfbA, whose protein sequence is MEVKSREVKGVVLGGGRGTRLAPLTERTSKQLLPIGDKPMVSRVIGQLSRAGIRDILLLIDQRHASQYLDTLRDGSDLGVQSLSYVWQNPDGKGLPTAINQVRNHVGDSKIVVACGDVLFDDSLEKPVEYFLNKQLGAHAIGAFMRDSAGYSPLVTHGNHITEILDKDKNRHTPAIVDIGTYMYPPDVFNKIDQLKPSERGETEIWELNKKYAAKGTYTYSQINGWWIDAGSSLSLYEEANDHYS, encoded by the coding sequence ATGGAGGTAAAATCAAGAGAAGTGAAGGGCGTCGTCTTAGGAGGAGGACGAGGCACTCGACTAGCACCATTAACAGAGAGAACAAGTAAGCAACTTTTGCCTATTGGCGACAAGCCAATGGTAAGTAGAGTAATTGGTCAATTATCTCGTGCTGGCATCCGGGATATTCTTTTACTTATTGATCAGCGTCATGCATCACAATACCTAGATACCTTACGAGACGGCTCAGATTTGGGCGTTCAAAGCCTTAGTTATGTTTGGCAAAATCCTGACGGTAAGGGATTACCCACGGCTATAAACCAAGTCCGCAATCATGTCGGCGACAGCAAAATCGTCGTTGCATGCGGTGACGTACTATTTGATGATAGTTTAGAGAAACCAGTTGAGTATTTCTTGAACAAACAGCTTGGTGCACACGCTATCGGCGCCTTTATGCGTGATAGCGCCGGCTATAGTCCGCTAGTAACGCATGGTAATCACATCACAGAAATTCTTGATAAGGATAAGAACCGCCATACTCCCGCCATTGTCGATATCGGCACTTATATGTACCCGCCAGACGTCTTTAATAAGATAGATCAGCTAAAACCTTCCGAGCGTGGCGAAACGGAAATATGGGAGCTAAACAAAAAGTATGCTGCAAAAGGAACATACACCTACTCGCAAATTAATGGCTGGTGGATTGATGCTGGGAGTAGCCTGAGCTTATACGAGGAGGCAAATGACCACTATTCATAG